One part of the Desulfovibrio sp. genome encodes these proteins:
- a CDS encoding DUF599 domain-containing protein produces MYTFDLLFFCLSVALYAAYNFYIRHKEAVDPGFTIHGISSTARVQWVASVLEKKNAILAVQTLRNATMASTFMASTSVLLAVGVLSLTGNGENVRHTWHSLNFFGSVTSDMFAFKVLALLLNFFLAFFCFTSSLRLYTHVAFMLGAETVSEDTSQISCMAKKYLNMGANHFSMGMRAFYFTVPLVFWIFGAQFMLFGTVFLISIVYALDKTPRKDRQE; encoded by the coding sequence ATGTATACGTTTGACCTGCTGTTTTTCTGTCTGTCTGTGGCCCTCTATGCAGCATACAATTTCTACATTCGTCACAAGGAAGCGGTCGATCCTGGCTTCACCATTCACGGCATTTCCAGCACCGCAAGGGTTCAGTGGGTTGCCTCGGTACTTGAAAAAAAGAACGCTATTCTCGCTGTACAAACCCTGCGCAATGCCACCATGGCCTCTACCTTTATGGCCTCCACCAGCGTTCTGCTGGCCGTAGGCGTGCTTTCGCTGACCGGTAATGGCGAAAATGTGCGCCACACATGGCACTCGCTGAATTTTTTTGGTTCTGTGACTTCCGACATGTTTGCCTTCAAGGTTCTGGCCCTGCTGCTCAATTTTTTTCTGGCATTTTTCTGTTTTACTTCTTCGCTTCGTCTATACACCCATGTTGCCTTTATGCTGGGCGCAGAAACCGTTTCTGAAGACACCTCACAGATCAGCTGCATGGCAAAAAAATACCTCAACATGGGGGCAAACCATTTTTCCATGGGTATGCGGGCCTTTTATTTTACCGTGCCTTTGGTGTTCTGGATTTTTGGCGCGCAATTTATGCTTTTTGGCACTGTTTTTCTTATCAGCATTGTTTACGCCCTTGATAAAACACCCCGAAAAGACCGGCAGGAATAA
- a CDS encoding response regulator — MTALRILVLDDEPIVCKRLKPAFQKAGYEVETFTDSAAALLRMTEKAFDVVITDLKMEGADGFQVLERARQLLPQARIVVITGFATLDTAKESFRKGAFDFVAKPFKLGDITECVKRLEKGLKA; from the coding sequence ATGACAGCACTGCGCATACTGGTGCTTGATGACGAACCCATTGTCTGCAAACGGCTAAAACCGGCCTTTCAAAAAGCCGGGTACGAAGTGGAAACCTTCACCGACAGCGCGGCGGCCTTGCTGCGCATGACCGAAAAAGCCTTTGATGTTGTGATAACCGACCTCAAGATGGAAGGAGCCGACGGCTTTCAGGTACTTGAACGCGCCCGCCAGCTACTGCCGCAGGCGCGCATTGTGGTCATAACCGGGTTTGCCACGCTCGATACGGCCAAGGAATCGTTCCGAAAGGGGGCATTTGATTTTGTGGCCAAACCCTTCAAGCTTGGAGACATTACGGAGTGCGTAAAACGTCTGGAAAAAGGGCTGAAAGCCTGA